A portion of the Mus pahari chromosome 17, PAHARI_EIJ_v1.1, whole genome shotgun sequence genome contains these proteins:
- the Dnajc22 gene encoding dnaJ homolog subfamily C member 22: MAKGLLMTYVLWALGGPVGLHHLYLGRDSHALLWMLTLGGGGLGWLWEFWKLPSFVAQANRVQSWKQRPEEERPPLSLLRFASQMVVGVYFGLVALVSLSSMDNFYIVGLPLAVGLGVLLVAAVGNQTSDFKNTLGAAFLTSPVFYGRPIAILPISLAASITAQKHRRYKASAGSETLSVRLYRVGLAYLAFTGPLAYSTMYNTAATINYVAESLGSFLSWFSFFPLLGRLVESVLLLPCRIWWLLVGDPGFNSSRFQEWEKLYELVDGFQDEKRQLAHQVLGIPEGATSEEIHRSYRDLVKVWHPDHNRHQTEEAQRHFLEIQAAYEVLSQPKKPRASWR; the protein is encoded by the exons ATGGCCAAAGGGCTCCTGATGACCTATGTCCTCTGGGCTTTGGGGGGTCCTGTTGGGCTCCACCACCTGTACCTGGGAAGGGACAGCCATGCCCTGCTCTGGATGCTCACCCTGGGAGGTGGTGGGTTGGGCTGGCTCTGGGAATTCTGGAAGCTCCCAAGCTTTGTGGCGCAAGCCAACAGAGTCCAGAGTTGGAAACAGAGGCCGGAAGAGGAGAGACCACCTCTGAGTCTGCTTCGCTTTGCTTCCCAGATGGTAGTGGGTGTCTATTTTGGTCTTGTGGCTCTGGTCAGCCTTTCCTCCATGGACAACTTCTATATAGTGGGCCTCCCACTGGCTGTTGGCTTAGGGGTCTTACTGGTAGCTGCTGTTGGTAACCAGACCTCAGACTTTAAGAACACCTTAGGAGCGGCCTTCCTCACTTCCCCTGTGTTCTATGGCCGCCCCATAGCCATCCTGCCTATCAGTTTGGCTGCCAGCATTACAGCCCAGAAGCATCGCCGATACAAAGCCTCGGCGGGGTCAGAGACGCTTAGTGTGCGGCTCTACCGCGTGGGCTTGGCTTACCTCGCCTTCACCGGCCCGCTGGCCTACAGTACAATGTATAACACAGCTGCCACCATTAACTACGTGGCAGAAAGCCTGGGTTCCTTCTTGAGTTGGTTCAGCTttttcccacttcttggccgCCTCGTGGAGTCTGTCTTGCTTCTGCCTTGCCGGATCTGGTGGCTACTGGTCGGGGATCCTGGCTTCAACAGCAGCCGGTTCCAGGAGTGGGAAAAGCTCTATGAGCTTGTCGATGGTTTTCAGGATGAGAAACGTCAGCTGGCTCACCAG GTTCTGGGCATCCCAGAAGGAGCAACCAGTGAAGAAATACATCGGAGTTACCGGGACCTGGTGAAGGTCTGGCACCCAGACCACAACCGGCACCAGACAGAAGAGGCCCAGAGACACTTCTTGGAGATCCAGGCTGCGTATGAAGTCTTAAGTCA